The Comamonas testosteroni genome contains the following window.
AAATAGCGAACTTTTCGCGATCCTGGTCTGCAATCCACTTTGGCGGCTTGCCACGACCGGTCCAAGTCTGACCCGTTGCAGGATCACGATACTTGGGGGCCACCTTGGCGCCCGCATTGGCGGAAGAGCGCGCACGAGCAGGAGGAAAGACATCTTCAGCAGTCAAGCCGTACTCGGCAATCAGGCTGCGAACCTTGCTCACAGCTTCAGCCAGTTCACGCGAACGAGCTTCGTTGATTTGCTGTTCCAGCTCTTCTCTCTGCTTCAGGAGTTCCTTGTAAGTGCTCATGATTTGCGCTTCTTGGTTGATTAAAGTGACTTCATTATAAATGCCGGAATTTCAAATTCATGATTTTCCGAGTAAGCAAAAACCACAATTCAGAATATTTATAAAATGCAACTACGTGTTAATAAATAGCTATACCGCCTCCGGAACCGCCAATATCTTGGCGATCCGCTTTCATCCAGATCAACCGCCTCGAATATCCAGCCGCCACACAAGACCTTCTCGCCCAGAACGGACCAATGACTGCCTGGGCGGAGAATAAACCGGCCAACGTGTTATGGATCTCCCCAGCCTTCGTCTCGCAATACTCCAATAGTCAGCCTGGCCTTCAATTCAGGAATAGCCAGCAGACCCTCAAGCAGCCAGAATCCGTCTTCTCTGCGAGTTGCACAGGCCTCAGCCTCCTCCAAGGAGCAAAGCTCTCCGGCACCGATTTAGAGCCAGTCACGCGGTGTGGTGATGCTCTGCAGCACCTCATATTTCTCGATGACAAACACCACGCCCAACTTTGGCGCTCAGCTGATCAAGCCATGCCATCCCGCACAGAGTTTCAGGCAAAAATTTCGAAGCCAGCACCTGCTACCACTGCAGGTCCTGCAATTTCTTACCGGCTACCTGCTTCCTGGGCAAGCCGATGATGCCTGTATCTCGTCCGGCGAGCCGCGGGTTACATGAACCAGGAAGGTCTTCTCATCTCTCCATCCGGGCACCGTCAGGCACGGGCCTGCAGAACCCGAAATATCGCCATTTCGCCACCAATGCCATACATATCGACAAAACAGACATCAAATATGCCATATAAATAACGTCCAAATGAAATATGCTTGTGCTACCTGATGTCCATGCGCTTCCTTCAAACCCACTTCCCCCTTGCTCCAAACCAGCTGCGATTTCTTGCTCGGTCATTGCTGGGCAGGCGAACTCATTAATCCGTAGAAAAGTCAATATGACATGCGTTGAAAATGACAACAAACGCACAAAGGGCTTTGCGATAGATGCAACCCAGACCACGGAGCGTCTTGCTATGCCGAAACCAGCTCCCGACAGGGCAGCCCGAAACGCTTTTGAGCCCGTACCCGGAAGATAATCGTTATAAATGTAATAGCATTTACGACGACAGTCGTTGCCGAAATGTCTGCTGTCTTTTCCTATATTCCCGGAGATATCAGCCAAACGGCCAATCCATCGCTGATCGCAACACCACCCAAATACCGTTGGGCGCCCGATGGAGGTAATTCCCAACTGTACGAAAGACAGAAACTGTGTGGACTCTCAAGCAACTCCACCACAGCTTGGGCCCCCTTGCTCACGAGCTTTGCCAAAGCCGGCAATCTTGCCCTGCAACCGCAAGGCCAGTGCCAATTTCGACGCCACATACACCCCGCCTAGCGGTGTCAGCAATGCAAACAGCAGAAAATCCCTGACTCGTCCACCAGAAAGAAGACCATGGCACTTTACTGTATCGGAGACATCCAGGGCTGCGATGACGCCTTCGAGCGCTTATTGCAAACCGTGGATTTTTCCGCAAGTCGGGACACACTTTACGTGCTCGGCGACCTTGTCAATCGCGGCCCCAAATCCGCCGAAGTATTGCGCCGCTGCATGCAGGCCGGCGATGCCATTCGCCCTCTGCTCGGCAATCACGACCTGCACCTGCTGGCTGCAGCCCGAGGCCTTCGCCGTCAAAGCAAGCGCGACACTCTGGCCCAGGTTCTGAGCGCACCCGATTGCGATACCCTGCTGCACTGGCTGCGCCTGCAGCCTCTGGCCCGCTTGCACACCAATGCGCTGGGTGAGAACCTTCTCATGGTGCATGCCGGCGTACTTCCTCAATGGGGTGTGCAGGATGCAATGGCCTTGAGCACCGAAGTTCAGACCGTGCTCCAGCATGCCGACCATGTGCACTTTTTGCAGAATATGTATGGCAACCAGCCCGATCGCTGGTCCGCCGACCTGCAAGGCGATGACAGACTGCGATGCATCGTCAACGCCTTCACCCGTCTGCGTTTTTGCAGTGCTGACGGCGTCATGGACTTCGAGAGCGCTGAATCCGCCGATCACGCGCCCGAAGGACTGATGCCCTGGTTCGATGCGCCGGGCCGGCTCACTGCCGATACGCCCATGGCTTTTGGCCACTGGTCCACGCTGGGCCATATCAACCGGCCCGATCTGATGGCCATGGACACCGGTTGCGTCTGGGGCGGCTGCCTCAGCATGATGAGAATCGGCGAGCGCATGGACGAACGAGAACTGATACAGCTGCAGTGCCCGCAGGCTCAGGTACCTGGCGCCAAAGGCTGAAGCTTCAAAAAAGAAACGCCTGCATCCGCAGGCGTTTTCTGTGGCGCGACGACCCGGTGTTCAGGAAGCCACTACAGGTGCTCTGAACAAGGCAGCGACCTTGCGCTTGGGCTTGATGCTCGCGCTCTTGACCGGGGCGGCATGCTTACTGTCCCAGGATGCGGTCTCGGCCACGCTGCTGGCCTCGTAGGGCTTGTCAAAGAAGGGATCCACGTTGCCAGGACGCTGAGCCATGCGCGAAGGACGATGCGCATAGCCGCCACGGGGCGCTGCATCGAACTCGCGTTCGCGACGAGGACGATATTCCTCATCGCTGCGGCTGCGGCGTGCCGGACGGAAGTCCTGCATGGGCGCGGGTTCTACTTCAATCTTCTTCTTGATGAGCTTTTCGATGTCGGCCACATTGCGGCTGTCATGGTCGGTCACCAGAGTCACGGCCAGACCCGATGCACCGGCGCGACCGGTACGGCCGATGCGGTGCACATAGTCTTCGGCGTTGAAAGGCACGTCGTAGTTGAACACGGCGGGCACGTCCTTGATGTCCAGTCCGCGCGCGGCCACATCGGTACAGACCAGCAGATCCACCTCACCGGCCTTGAAGGCCTCCAGTGCCTTCAGACGCTCGTCCTGGCTCTTGTCTCCATGCAGTGCGGCGGCACGCAGTCCGTCACGCTCCAGGGCACGCGTCAGACGCGCACAACCCAGCTTGCTGTTGGAGAAGATGAAGGCCTGGCGAATGTCGCGCTCCTTGAGCACGGAGCGAATCGCGTACCGCTTGTCGTCATCCGTGACCTTGTAGAAGCGCTGCTCCACCGTGGACGCCGTCTCGTTGGGACGAGCCACCTCGATGGTCACGGGGTCCTGCAGATAGCTGCCGGCCAGACGCTTGATCTCGGGCGAGAACGTGGCCGAGAACAGCAGCGTGGTGCGGCTCTTGGGCAGATAGGAGAGGATACGCTGCAGATCGGGCAGAAAGCCGATATCCAGCATGCGGTCGGCCTCGTCCAGCACCACATATTCCACCTGATTGAGCACCACATTCTTGGCCTCGATGTGGTCCAGCAGACGACCGGGCGTGGCCACCAGCACCTCGACGCCTTTTTTCAGCTCGATGGTCTGAGGCTTCATATCCATGCCGCCAAACACCACGGTGCTGCGCAGCTTGGTGTGCTTGGCATACAAGGCAATCTGTTGCGCCACCTGGTCGGCCAGCTCACGCGTGGGCAGCAGCACCAGGGCACGCACCGGATGGCGGGCAGGCGATGCCGAGGCGTTTTCATGGCGCATCAGGCGCTGCAGCAGGGGCAGGGAGAACGCCGCCGTCTTGCCTGTGCCGGTCTGGGCTGCGCCCATGACGTCCTTGCCGGTCAATACCACCGGAATGGCCTGCGCCTGAATCGGAGTCATGGACTCATAGCCCATGTCGGCCACTGCGCGTGCCAGGGGCTCAGCCAAGTGAAGATTGGAGAAAGAGCTTGTCATTGAGGGCGTTATTGTCGCACCGAGTGGGTTTTTCGCGTTGGCTTTGTGATTTTCTGCAGACGAAAAGCCTTCGTCCCCTCTGTTTTCGCGCGTAAGAAGCCTTGCCAATATCCCGTGCAATCTATCGGGATAACCCGGATTTCCACATTCTGCAGCTCCAAAAACAAAGGCGTGTGACAGTGCGCACGCCTGACTCAAACCCGCTTGTGGCTCAAAGCGACTGAGCTGCGAAGGTGTCGCAGGCCTTGACGCTGCCGGTCTTGTAGCCCTGGGTGAACCAGCGCACACGCTGGGCGCTGGAGCCGTGGGTAAAGCTGTCGGGGCGCACCGTACCCGTGGCTTCACGCTGCAGCTTGTCGTCGCCGATCTGCTGTGCGGCATTCATCGCCGACTCGATATCGCCCTGCTCCAGCCAGCTCTTGGCCTGCTGCGACTTGTTGGCCCAGATGCCGGCCAGACAGTCGGCCTGCAGCTCCAGGCGCACGGACATGGCATTTTGCTCGCGCTCGCTGACACGGCCCCGCATGCTGTCCACCTTGCCCGAGATGCCGAGCAGGTTCTGCACATGGTGGCCGACCTCGTGGGCCACCACATAGGCGCGCGCGAACTCACCGGGAGCGCCAAGCTGGCGGCTCATGGTGTTGAAGAAATCCATGTCCAGATAGACCTTGTAGTCACCCGGGCAGTAAAACGGCCCCATGGCCGACTGCCCCGTGCCGCAGGCCGTGCGCGTCACGCCGGTGAACAGCACCAGCTTGGGGTTCTGATACTGAGCACCGCCTTCACGGAAGATCTGAGTCCAGACATCCTCGGTTGAAGCCAGCACCGTGGAGACAAACCTGGCCCCCTGGTCATCGCCAGCCGGGCGATGCGCCGGAGCCTGCTGCACCTGGGGCGAGCCACCACCGGAGAGAACGCCAATCGTGGTCAGCGGGTTGATGCCGAATACGCCCCAACCAATCAGCGCCAGCACCACGGTGCCGATGCCGATGCTGCGACCACCAATGGGGAAACCACCGCCGCCACCACCCTCTCCACGGCGATCCTCGACGTTGTCCGACTCGCGGTTACCTTCCCATCTCATGGTGCTTACTCCTTTGCTGTGTTGCACACGGCCTGCGCCGGGTGGCGATATTAAGGGTTGCGGCCTCGACTGGAGGTATCAAGCTGTGCTTTTGCCGCCCCAGTCAAGCTGCAGCGCAGCATTGTTGACGTTTGGACTGGTGTTCAGCGGCCGGCAGGCGTGGACTGAGGCTGGTTGCGGG
Protein-coding sequences here:
- a CDS encoding H-NS family nucleoid-associated regulatory protein — its product is MSTYKELLKQREELEQQINEARSRELAEAVSKVRSLIAEYGLTAEDVFPPARARSSANAGAKVAPKYRDPATGQTWTGRGKPPKWIADQDREKFAI
- a CDS encoding symmetrical bis(5'-nucleosyl)-tetraphosphatase, whose translation is MALYCIGDIQGCDDAFERLLQTVDFSASRDTLYVLGDLVNRGPKSAEVLRRCMQAGDAIRPLLGNHDLHLLAAARGLRRQSKRDTLAQVLSAPDCDTLLHWLRLQPLARLHTNALGENLLMVHAGVLPQWGVQDAMALSTEVQTVLQHADHVHFLQNMYGNQPDRWSADLQGDDRLRCIVNAFTRLRFCSADGVMDFESAESADHAPEGLMPWFDAPGRLTADTPMAFGHWSTLGHINRPDLMAMDTGCVWGGCLSMMRIGERMDERELIQLQCPQAQVPGAKG
- a CDS encoding DEAD/DEAH box helicase, whose amino-acid sequence is MTSSFSNLHLAEPLARAVADMGYESMTPIQAQAIPVVLTGKDVMGAAQTGTGKTAAFSLPLLQRLMRHENASASPARHPVRALVLLPTRELADQVAQQIALYAKHTKLRSTVVFGGMDMKPQTIELKKGVEVLVATPGRLLDHIEAKNVVLNQVEYVVLDEADRMLDIGFLPDLQRILSYLPKSRTTLLFSATFSPEIKRLAGSYLQDPVTIEVARPNETASTVEQRFYKVTDDDKRYAIRSVLKERDIRQAFIFSNSKLGCARLTRALERDGLRAAALHGDKSQDERLKALEAFKAGEVDLLVCTDVAARGLDIKDVPAVFNYDVPFNAEDYVHRIGRTGRAGASGLAVTLVTDHDSRNVADIEKLIKKKIEVEPAPMQDFRPARRSRSDEEYRPRREREFDAAPRGGYAHRPSRMAQRPGNVDPFFDKPYEASSVAETASWDSKHAAPVKSASIKPKRKVAALFRAPVVAS
- a CDS encoding neutral zinc metallopeptidase translates to MRWEGNRESDNVEDRRGEGGGGGGFPIGGRSIGIGTVVLALIGWGVFGINPLTTIGVLSGGGSPQVQQAPAHRPAGDDQGARFVSTVLASTEDVWTQIFREGGAQYQNPKLVLFTGVTRTACGTGQSAMGPFYCPGDYKVYLDMDFFNTMSRQLGAPGEFARAYVVAHEVGHHVQNLLGISGKVDSMRGRVSEREQNAMSVRLELQADCLAGIWANKSQQAKSWLEQGDIESAMNAAQQIGDDKLQREATGTVRPDSFTHGSSAQRVRWFTQGYKTGSVKACDTFAAQSL